In Carya illinoinensis cultivar Pawnee chromosome 7, C.illinoinensisPawnee_v1, whole genome shotgun sequence, the following are encoded in one genomic region:
- the LOC122317517 gene encoding uncharacterized protein LOC122317517 isoform X1, with amino-acid sequence MEDRSEEWKLIEFSSEAIGAKVSGMLNKGLLLGKKILIAGILVSSTPLVLPPLLAISAIGLAVSVPSGLILASYACSEKLMRKLFPGTAAPPLLLDFGLVSNDEEICRDEEEEEGAVGFGGEVDKVEGEEDRMEETERMGEMSVELVEKEIEDNTEGKATAGVEYGQGRAKKDKKEFVEDADTVGEKGYEEDVGEYEDEEEEKPLEEKIEVKNGLKEEKEEPEIEGKTDEQLLLEGHGLVVVIEGDEGSGNKVGKVETPFQGTTAALEELGCPEKASGIEEEELLRETRVLIERLRDERTGDDAEKDYRRHVEERQGGAEEGGDDKDQDFPLNRVLDIVISLNTDEREIADESGLDLFDVKTVVLPKESSTNMGREAAESAERFVAATVHASSLPSEKDIIVPSSELLQVLSNEEEIWEKIDAMRTIVGYKATPQRTCMEELKALYIFTGVELPASPSFMDPSDLGKVYESLQFLMSIVGVK; translated from the exons ATGGAAGACCGAAGTGAGGAGTGGAAGCTTATAGAATTCTCGTCTGAAGCTATTGGTGCCAAGGTCAGTGGGATGTTGAACAAGGGACTGCTACTAGGAAAGAAGATTTTGATCGCGGGTATTTTAGTTTCGTCCACGCCATTGGTTCTTCCTCCACTATTGGCTATTTCGGCGATTGGGTTAGCTGTTTCAGTCCCTTCTGGGCTGATCTTGGCAAGCTATGCTTGCTCTGAGAAACTTATGCGAAAGCTGTTTCCAGGGACAGCAGCCCCTCCACTTCTGCTGGATTTTGGACTGGTCtctaatgatgaagaaatatgtagggatgaagaagaggaagagggagctGTCGGGTTTGGAGGAGAAGTTGATAAGGTTGAAGGGGAAGAAGACCGTATGGAGGAGACAGAGAGAATGGGTGAGATGAGCGTTGAATTGGTTGAGAAGGAAATTGAGGATAATACTGAAGGGAAAGCCACAGCAGGGGTTGAGTATGGGCAAGGACGTGCAAAGAAGGACAAGAAAGAATTTGTAGAAGATGCTGATACTGTAGGGGAAAAGGGGTATGAGGAAGATGTTGGGGAGTAcgaagatgaggaggaggaaaagCCTTTGGAAGAGAAAATTGAAGTAAAAAATGGACtgaaagaagagaaggaagaaccTGAGATTGAAGGAAAGACGGATGAACAGCTACTGCTAGAGGGGCATGGACTTGTGGTTGTAATCGAGGGAGATGAGGGAAGTGGCAACAAAGTTGGAAAAGTGGAGACACCGTTTCAAGGAACAACTGCAGCTTTAGAAGAACTTGGTTGTCCCGAAAAAGCGAGTGGCATTGAAGAAGAGGAATTATTGAGAGAGACAAGGGTACTGATTGAAAGACTCAGGGATGAGCGTACAGGTGATGATGCAGAGAAAGATTACAGACGTCATGTAGAGGAAAGGCAAGGCGGCGCAGAAGAGGGAGGTGATGATAAAGATCAGGATTTCCCTTTAAACAGGGTCCTGGATATTGTAATTTCCTTAAATACAGATGAAAGAGAGATTGCTGATGAAAGTGGACTCGATTTGTTTGATGTCAAAACTGTAGTCCTTCCCAAAG AATCATCAACTAATATGGGCAGAGAAGCTGCAGAATCTGCGGAGCGTTTTGTTGCAGCTACAGTTCATGCGTCTAGCCTTCCCTCTGAGAAAGACATTATCGTTCCCTCAAGTGAG CTGCTACAGGTATTGTCTAATGAGGAGGAGATCTGGGAAAAGATTGATGCCATGCGAACCATAGTAGGTTATAAAGCCACGCCCCAACGAACGTGCATGGAGGAACTAAAAGCTCTCTACATCTTCACTGGAGTGGAGCTACCTGCCTCTCCCTCGTTCATGGACCCCTCTGATCTTGGAAAAGTTTATGAGAGTCTCCAGTTTCTCATGTCCATAGTTGGAGTAAAGTAG
- the LOC122317517 gene encoding uncharacterized protein LOC122317517 isoform X3, with protein MEDRSEVSGMLNKGLLLGKKILIAGILVSSTPLVLPPLLAISAIGLAVSVPSGLILASYACSEKLMRKLFPGTAAPPLLLDFGLVSNDEEICRDEEEEEGAVGFGGEVDKVEGEEDRMEETERMGEMSVELVEKEIEDNTEGKATAGVEYGQGRAKKDKKEFVEDADTVGEKGYEEDVGEYEDEEEEKPLEEKIEVKNGLKEEKEEPEIEGKTDEQLLLEGHGLVVVIEGDEGSGNKVGKVETPFQGTTAALEELGCPEKASGIEEEELLRETRVLIERLRDERTGDDAEKDYRRHVEERQGGAEEGGDDKDQDFPLNRVLDIVISLNTDEREIADESGLDLFDVKTVVLPKESSTNMGREAAESAERFVAATVHASSLPSEKDIIVPSSELLQVLSNEEEIWEKIDAMRTIVGYKATPQRTCMEELKALYIFTGVELPASPSFMDPSDLGKVYESLQFLMSIVGVK; from the exons ATGGAAGACCGAAGTGAG GTCAGTGGGATGTTGAACAAGGGACTGCTACTAGGAAAGAAGATTTTGATCGCGGGTATTTTAGTTTCGTCCACGCCATTGGTTCTTCCTCCACTATTGGCTATTTCGGCGATTGGGTTAGCTGTTTCAGTCCCTTCTGGGCTGATCTTGGCAAGCTATGCTTGCTCTGAGAAACTTATGCGAAAGCTGTTTCCAGGGACAGCAGCCCCTCCACTTCTGCTGGATTTTGGACTGGTCtctaatgatgaagaaatatgtagggatgaagaagaggaagagggagctGTCGGGTTTGGAGGAGAAGTTGATAAGGTTGAAGGGGAAGAAGACCGTATGGAGGAGACAGAGAGAATGGGTGAGATGAGCGTTGAATTGGTTGAGAAGGAAATTGAGGATAATACTGAAGGGAAAGCCACAGCAGGGGTTGAGTATGGGCAAGGACGTGCAAAGAAGGACAAGAAAGAATTTGTAGAAGATGCTGATACTGTAGGGGAAAAGGGGTATGAGGAAGATGTTGGGGAGTAcgaagatgaggaggaggaaaagCCTTTGGAAGAGAAAATTGAAGTAAAAAATGGACtgaaagaagagaaggaagaaccTGAGATTGAAGGAAAGACGGATGAACAGCTACTGCTAGAGGGGCATGGACTTGTGGTTGTAATCGAGGGAGATGAGGGAAGTGGCAACAAAGTTGGAAAAGTGGAGACACCGTTTCAAGGAACAACTGCAGCTTTAGAAGAACTTGGTTGTCCCGAAAAAGCGAGTGGCATTGAAGAAGAGGAATTATTGAGAGAGACAAGGGTACTGATTGAAAGACTCAGGGATGAGCGTACAGGTGATGATGCAGAGAAAGATTACAGACGTCATGTAGAGGAAAGGCAAGGCGGCGCAGAAGAGGGAGGTGATGATAAAGATCAGGATTTCCCTTTAAACAGGGTCCTGGATATTGTAATTTCCTTAAATACAGATGAAAGAGAGATTGCTGATGAAAGTGGACTCGATTTGTTTGATGTCAAAACTGTAGTCCTTCCCAAAG AATCATCAACTAATATGGGCAGAGAAGCTGCAGAATCTGCGGAGCGTTTTGTTGCAGCTACAGTTCATGCGTCTAGCCTTCCCTCTGAGAAAGACATTATCGTTCCCTCAAGTGAG CTGCTACAGGTATTGTCTAATGAGGAGGAGATCTGGGAAAAGATTGATGCCATGCGAACCATAGTAGGTTATAAAGCCACGCCCCAACGAACGTGCATGGAGGAACTAAAAGCTCTCTACATCTTCACTGGAGTGGAGCTACCTGCCTCTCCCTCGTTCATGGACCCCTCTGATCTTGGAAAAGTTTATGAGAGTCTCCAGTTTCTCATGTCCATAGTTGGAGTAAAGTAG
- the LOC122317517 gene encoding uncharacterized protein LOC122317517 isoform X2 — MEDRSEEWKLIEFSSEAIGAKVSGMLNKGLLLGKKILIAGILVSSTPLVLPPLLAISAIGLAVSVPSGLILASYACSEKLMRKLFPGTAAPPLLLDFGLVSNDEEICRDEEEEEGAVGFGGEVDKVEGEEDRMEETERMGEMSVELVEKEIEDNTEGKATAGVEYGQGRAKKDKKEFVEDADTVGEKGYEEDVGEYEDEEEEKPLEEKIEVKNGLKEEKEEPEIEGKTDEQLLLEGHGLVVVIEGDEGSGNKVGKVETPFQGTTAALEELGCPEKASGIEEEELLRETRVLIERLRDERTGDDAEKDYRRHVEERQGGAEEGGDDKDQDFPLNRVLDIVISLNTDEREIADESGLDLFDVKTVVLPKESSTNMGREAAESAERFVAATVHASSLPSEKDIIVPSSEVLSNEEEIWEKIDAMRTIVGYKATPQRTCMEELKALYIFTGVELPASPSFMDPSDLGKVYESLQFLMSIVGVK, encoded by the exons ATGGAAGACCGAAGTGAGGAGTGGAAGCTTATAGAATTCTCGTCTGAAGCTATTGGTGCCAAGGTCAGTGGGATGTTGAACAAGGGACTGCTACTAGGAAAGAAGATTTTGATCGCGGGTATTTTAGTTTCGTCCACGCCATTGGTTCTTCCTCCACTATTGGCTATTTCGGCGATTGGGTTAGCTGTTTCAGTCCCTTCTGGGCTGATCTTGGCAAGCTATGCTTGCTCTGAGAAACTTATGCGAAAGCTGTTTCCAGGGACAGCAGCCCCTCCACTTCTGCTGGATTTTGGACTGGTCtctaatgatgaagaaatatgtagggatgaagaagaggaagagggagctGTCGGGTTTGGAGGAGAAGTTGATAAGGTTGAAGGGGAAGAAGACCGTATGGAGGAGACAGAGAGAATGGGTGAGATGAGCGTTGAATTGGTTGAGAAGGAAATTGAGGATAATACTGAAGGGAAAGCCACAGCAGGGGTTGAGTATGGGCAAGGACGTGCAAAGAAGGACAAGAAAGAATTTGTAGAAGATGCTGATACTGTAGGGGAAAAGGGGTATGAGGAAGATGTTGGGGAGTAcgaagatgaggaggaggaaaagCCTTTGGAAGAGAAAATTGAAGTAAAAAATGGACtgaaagaagagaaggaagaaccTGAGATTGAAGGAAAGACGGATGAACAGCTACTGCTAGAGGGGCATGGACTTGTGGTTGTAATCGAGGGAGATGAGGGAAGTGGCAACAAAGTTGGAAAAGTGGAGACACCGTTTCAAGGAACAACTGCAGCTTTAGAAGAACTTGGTTGTCCCGAAAAAGCGAGTGGCATTGAAGAAGAGGAATTATTGAGAGAGACAAGGGTACTGATTGAAAGACTCAGGGATGAGCGTACAGGTGATGATGCAGAGAAAGATTACAGACGTCATGTAGAGGAAAGGCAAGGCGGCGCAGAAGAGGGAGGTGATGATAAAGATCAGGATTTCCCTTTAAACAGGGTCCTGGATATTGTAATTTCCTTAAATACAGATGAAAGAGAGATTGCTGATGAAAGTGGACTCGATTTGTTTGATGTCAAAACTGTAGTCCTTCCCAAAG AATCATCAACTAATATGGGCAGAGAAGCTGCAGAATCTGCGGAGCGTTTTGTTGCAGCTACAGTTCATGCGTCTAGCCTTCCCTCTGAGAAAGACATTATCGTTCCCTCAAGTGAG GTATTGTCTAATGAGGAGGAGATCTGGGAAAAGATTGATGCCATGCGAACCATAGTAGGTTATAAAGCCACGCCCCAACGAACGTGCATGGAGGAACTAAAAGCTCTCTACATCTTCACTGGAGTGGAGCTACCTGCCTCTCCCTCGTTCATGGACCCCTCTGATCTTGGAAAAGTTTATGAGAGTCTCCAGTTTCTCATGTCCATAGTTGGAGTAAAGTAG